The window ctctgctgtgggagtggaagaggaatgttcatgtacagattctcaaactacctcttcacctcccattccagaaacaccattacaagatttaccagtggtattgtacaggtcgcaatgcaaccacaaagctcctgacagacttccgtattgttaaagacattactttgttgtatttctgtcctgatgggggattgaaatttaaggggaggagaagtgttacagagtgttcttctcaacctctctcccttctgagcacgtgcgggctttgggcggggtttcagtctgcaagtccaggctggttccaatgcccctgtttccttttgtttaccaatgatttttaaactttgttttttttatataaagaacatcctgcttttaacaaCACATTCGACTACATTATTTGTggactgaagttcccacaatGGGAAagcaatggccaatgcacctaagcagcatgtctttcgaactgtgggaggaaacccacacagacggggagaacgtgcagattgggTAATATTGCTGGAAGTTGAAATTGAATAGTTAACCAATCACACTTGTATAGGTCTTAACTGTTAGCTTAAGTTCATTGCAAGTGAGGGGAAGAATATAGCTTAAAATGTTTGTAAGAGCAAAACGGGACcatcccaggttcctggtgctgtgagacagcagtgctaaccactgtgccctacagagaggtgttgggagctgttgattttacaagttatccacctTTTCAGAGCCATGACTTCATGTCCTgatctgagagggatggagagaagtctgttcaattgttcaaGCTAAGCTTTCTCCTTTCACTGTgaatcaatactttgcttttttatctTTCTCACTTGTTatatttttaatggttaataaactttctgaattcatcatttaaagtgttctttcttacCATATGGtgaagtcactggaacctgggtgaTTTATGATTAGGGAGGTAATTGCAAACAAGTGAATTTCATAAATCTTCATACAAATAAATCAACATTCtcacaaatggaatgctatcctttattctgagagaaattgaacagagaagtaaagatattatgcttcagttatacagggcgttgctgaaactgcatcttgaacactgggtgcagtttttgcctccaattaaacaaaggatcgtagaatccctacagtacagaaggaggctattcagcccattgagtctgtactgaacataatcccacccaggtcatatTCCCatgtccccacacatttaccctgctcgtccccctgacactaggttcaatttagcatggccaatcaacctaacctgcacacctttggactgtgggaggaaacaagagcacccggaggaaaccgacgcagacacggggagaaagtgcaaactccacacagacagtgacccagggccggaattgaacccgggtccctggcactgtgaggccgacGGTAgcaatgatgtggggatgccagcgttggactggggtaaacacagtaagaagtctcacaacaccaggtttaagtccaacaggtttatttgatagcacaagccactagcttttggagtgctgccccttcatcaggtgagtgaaggggctgatgaaggctcacctgatgaaggtgcagtgctctgaaagcttgtggcctgtgctaccaaataaacctgttggactttaacctggtgttgtgagacttcttactgtgaggcagcagtgctaaacactgtgccaccgtgctgccccattttataAATGCCTTAGaagcggttcagaggaggtttacgagaTTGATTTCCAATCTAGTaatgtgaaacattaactctgtttctctctccacagatgctgccagaactgctgcgtttttccagtactttctgtaTTATTTTAGATCGATCTGTAATGGTAGGAAAATCACTATTTACATCCagcataaaataaatgtccttcatcagcttttctggatcatttcagtggaaatgtgctctcctagGCTCAAAAAGCCTGGAAGCAAAGTCGTGTgactggccagtccagcagaaataaaccctctgaccctcccacttgatcaactgtcagaatgaacatggttcagtcctggatgtgatcaacagcagcaataacagcagaatccaactcctgtcatcacttgtgaactcgctagtgtctcagcaggctggatgactgagtgaatcctttcccacacacagagcaggtgaatggtttctccccagtgtgaactcgctggtgttcctgaAGGTTGGATggcgttctaaacctctttgtgcagtgagagcagctgaacagtctcACCTCAttatgaatgcgctggtggataacCAGATCCCGAGAACCTTTGGAACCACTGCCACagccagagcatttaaagggtctctcctgggtgtgagtgagattgtgactcagtaggctggatgaatgagtgaatgccttcccacacacagagcaggtgaatggtctctcattggtgtaaATGCGCTGGTGGATAATCAGTTCccaagagcttttgaaaccatttccacagtcagagcatttaaagggtttctcattgctgtgagtgactttgtgtttcgacaggttggataactgcataaatcctttcccacacaccaagcaggtgaatggtctctctccagtgtgagcgCGCTAGTGTCTCTGCAGATCGGGTAAATGagcgaatccgttcccacactcaaagcagatgaacgctctttctccagtgtgaaccaaccgatgtcgctgcagatgatataaccgagtgaatcccttcccacacacacaacgggcccgattttaccgaacctttgcacccgttttcgggcacgaaatggcggtaaagttgggcgtcggggctatgccgcgatccgcacccgattccgagcggatcgcgcctttaccaacggccgattcaGGCGCCGTTCTGGTGCGCGCTCAAATCGGCCGgtgcgatgatttaaatgcatttgcatgcatttaaatcgacttaatgaagcgcgcgcccaactttaccatcgattccccctttaccagcgttcggcccaattcgcgtccaCGCCTTTAccaacctgataaataaaagtccaacttgtacttttattcggcaggggaatcgccgaggcccacccttcgtggacaccccctctaaccaccccggcagagcacccccccactcccccccacctggGATccgacccctctgggaggcaggtcctcgcagcagagcacacccctaacctacctcgattgtggtctccctccaccatccttcccactcaccttcagtccttcgacagcctgcagcacattcctggacactgacttcgagccacggctgaagtgaccgggcttcactcaggtccgctggcgtctgccggagagggggggagggcgggcccagttggaactctggtgggggggggggtgggatgaggagaggggcggGCCCACATTGCCctcttggtggtgggggggaggtgggaggggagggggtgtgacttatcctctgggtggtggggggggtggagggggtgtgacgtctcatcctctggtcggggggttccgctgcgtgtctgcggccaatccctcctggcaccatcactggtacactaccagccacagcaatctctcccactctctcgcacctgcagggaagagtaatctgtggctggtagtgtcccagtgatggtaCACACaccgtctcccctcctccccccccccccccccccccgccccccccagggtATGAGAcatcacacaccctcccctcccaacccccaggggatgataagtcacaccccctcccctcctcccccgccaccccccccccccccacccccccaccaaccagaggatgaacagCAGAGgggctctctccactctctgctttttttttcacgcccgggcgcgttctgtcagattttttGTTCGGAGCTCCTattgttccggcagcgctaagccccgcccactggaccagcACCAGAAAAAAGCGTATGTGCACGCTGGAGCGCggcctccgggctcggatctatttgacgtccgcacccggcacttagtctctaaatggtaaaatcgggcccaacagGTGTAcacggcttctctccagtgtgaatacgttgatgagtttgcagctcagagggggttttgcaacccttcccacagtccccacatttccacggtttctccatgttgcaggtgtccttgtgttgCTCCAGGTTTGACCATCAGTTGAAGATTATGGTGCCCTGCTGTGATGGTGCAATATTGTTTACGGCCGTGTAACTGGGAAGCTCTTTCCTCAGTCAACAGGAAAATCCCAGTTgattttgtgtgcgtgtgtcagtcctgttccagtcacactgatgtttggacaaaaaacatttgtgtgtgtggtatacagaccaccaaattaatggtaatgttgggaaaagcatcagacaggaaatcagagatgcatgtgtaaaaaaaatatctgtgattagaggtgactttaatctgcatatagattgggtgaTCAAATTAATCAcattacaatagaggaggaatgtttggagtggttttctggaccaatacctTTGAGGGACTAAGGGAGCATGCCATCTTgaactgggtattgtgcaatgagaaaggattgacaatctagttgtgagagaacccttggggatgagcgaccataatatgatagaattctttgtcaaggtgaataatgatgtagttgattctgacacCAGAGTCCTGAATTTCAGTAAAGGTAACTATAATGGATTGAGGCATGGattggctatgatggactgggaaacatgactgaaaggaaggacagtggacagacaatgttaaagtttatttattagacacaagcaaggctgacattaacactgcaatgaagttactgtgaaattcccctagtcgccacactccggcgcctgttcgggtcaatgtatctaacaacacgtctttcaaaatgtgggaggaaaccggagcacccggaggaaacccacgcggacacggggagaacatgcaaactccacagagacagtgacccaagccaggaatcgaacccggcagcattgcgaaccactatgccaccgtgccacccacggtagGCATTTAAGGAACAAGTAGGTGAACTCAAAGCTGTTTACTCctatttggcacaagagtggaaaAGGAACTGTAGCCAAACCATTGCttccaagggaaattagagagagcATTAGATTCCAAGAAGAagcataaaaattggcaagaaaaagcaaaagacctgaggattgggagcagtttaaaatacagcaaaggaggaccaaggaattgattcagaaggagaaattagaatatgaaagtaagctagtggagaacataaaaactgagtGTAAaaggttctataggtatgtaaagagaaaaaggttgacaaaacgaatgtaggccctttacagtcagaaacaggagaattcataacggggaataaagaagtggctgaggaactaaattcgtactttgcttctgaATTCACAAAGGAATATCCCatgattcaaaaagggaggaagcGAGAAAGTGGGGAACTATAGACTACTGAACCTCATGTAggtagtagggaagttgctagGGTCAgcataaccaaagtcttatacagctgcaacatgtttTTCCAATTCTTATATACTCAGCGTCTCGACCGATTTAAGGCCAGCATGCGATTCGccctcttgaccaccttgtccacctgagttgccacgttCAGcgtactgtggatctgcacacttagatccctctgtacgcCAACATTTCTAAGGACTCtagcatttactgtatactttccttctgcagtagaccttccaaattacatcacctcacgtttgtctgtgttaaattccatctgccatcttttggttcAGGTCTCCAggcaatttatatcctgctgtatcctctgacaaatggtatgttggccttcatagcaacaggatttgagtacaggaatagggatgttttactgaaattatacagggcattggtgaggccacatctggactattgtgtgcagtttggtgtccttatctgaggaaggatgtccttgctatagagggagcacagtgaaggtttacccggctgattcctaggatggcagatctgtcataagaggagagactaagtcagttaggattgtataaattggaatttagaagagtgagaggggatctcattgaaacttataaaattctaactggattaagtttcaagtttatttattagtgtcacaagtcagcttacattaacactgcaatgaagttactgttaaaattctctagtcgccacactctgtcgcctgttcgggtacactgaaggagaatatagcacggccaattcacctaaccagcacatcttttggactgtgggaggaaaccggagcacccggaggaaacccacgcagacacggggaaaatgtgcaaactccgcaaagacagtgacccaagccaggaatcaaacccgggtccctggcgctgtcatgtagcagtgctaaccactgtgccaccagggtagattcagaaagaatgtccccaatgctgggggaatccagaactaggggtcatagtttgaggataaggggtcaacCATTCaggacccaaagagtggtgaatgtgtggaattcactaccacagaggcaaaactgttagagtcatagaggttaacagtatgcaaacaggcccttcggcccaacttgtccatgccgcccccttttgtTTAACCACTGatccagtcccaattgcctgcgtttggcccacatcccgcTATAGCCATCtaacccatgtaattgtctaaacgctttttaaaagacaaaattgcacccgcccctactactacctgttgtatgatttcaggaaggaagtagatttggctcttggggctaaaggtatcaagggatatggatgaggaggggtgggggagaagaggcaggatcaggatattgattttgatgatcagccatgataataatgagtggtggagcaggcttgaagggccgaatggcctattcctgattctattttctatgcatgtttctatgtaacagagCTGGGGTtatttttcaattcagcagaaaTAGACTCAAATGAATGTGGTTCAGTCTGAATATGAGAAGCAGCAAAATCCAATCACAATAATTACttatgaattcgctgatgtgtcagcagagtggatgactgactgaatcccttcccacacacacagcagataaatggcttctctccagtgtgaattcgttggtgtctcagcagattagctgagtgagtgaatcccttcccacactgggaacaggcgaatggcctctccccagtgtgaactcgctggtgttttgcGAGGTTGGATGACTccttgaatttcttcccacacacagagcaggtgaatggtctggcctcagtgtgaattcgccggTGTTTTGCGAGGTTGGCTGactgactgaatctcttcccacactggaagcaagtgaacggcctctccccagtgtgaactcgcttgtgtaatgctaggttgaatgactgattgaatcccttcccgcacacacagcagctgaatggtctctcctcagtgtgaatcctTTGGTGTATACGCAagctggatgactgaatgaatcccctcCCGCatcgggagcaggtgaatggcctctccccagtgtgactgcgtcgatgagtttccagctgcgATGGgtatttgaatcccttcccacagtcctcacatttccatgccATCTCCTTGTTGTGACTGTAATTATGTTCCGAAAGGCTGGATGATTGGTTGAAGACTTGtccacacacaacacgtgtacagtttctctccactgcGAATGGCGCTGTTTTCTTCTATAttcaaaacacaatgatattcaggttacaataactTGGCCAACTCCATCAGGTTCTGATACCACGTTTGGTTTGCGTTTCcccactgcaaatcctcctcttctaaatcaaactgatttaaaacagcaaaaagggagtgagagagaacccacaaaaacacaaaggcaagttgtgaaattgagctgaatgaatctggtattttgtgggacggagtgagggaaAGATAAACATAAAAGCTGctgaattgtcataaaaacccaactgagtcactaatgtccttcagggaagggtatGTGTCACCTGGGTCTACACAAGAATCTGGGCACTGTGTGAGGTGACAGAGAGAAGTGGGAGAGGCAGTGGCGAAGAAGAGGGATTTCAAACATCTATAACTCGACgggaactttgacagaatctcccaaactctCAATCTCCATCACCTATAAGGACCAAGGTAGCAGGTAGatgtgaacaccatcacctccaagttcgcTTCTAACTCACACACCATTCtggcttgtctgacatccagtactaaaagaacagaaatttcttccatataaatactgggaagactgaacccattgagTTCAGTTCCCACTACAAATTCCACTCTCTCACCAGCAAATCTACCCCTCTTCCTAGCAACTgtcttggggtgaaatatttcaccccaagatgagcttccagccacatatcatcatcaagactgcctatttgtgacatgaaACTCAGGAGAATGAGGATATAGAGGGAGAATGAAACTGACtgaattgctctacagagagttgCTATGGATTTGAGTTGCCAAATGgattctttccatgctgtaatgttTGCATCACTGAAAAtatatatgactgtaacactacatactctacctctcctttccttttctatgtacagtatgctttgcctgtatagtacgcaaaaaacaatacttttcattgtacactaatccaagaatagaatccctacagtgcagaaggaggccattcggccaccgagtctgtatcaaccacaatcccacccaggccctattcccgcaaccccacatatttaccctgctaatcccccgacactatgatcaatttattatggccaatcaacctaacccacacatctttggaaccaaaagagaaaatgctggaaaatctcggcaggtctggcagcatctgtaaggagagaaaagagatgacatttcgagtccagatgaccttttgtcaaagctaaaaagcatagaaagtgggagatatttatacgcagggtgagggaatgaaagatgagtcatagccacagaaactcctttgcttcccctttccttaaatattacctctctcccacccattcttcacccccccccccatccccccacatcttcatctgtcacagcttaccctctgatttcagcttctctgccattaggccattcacaccctttattctctctatggactgccattagcagccttttcccctggtttctgtggctatgactcatctttcagtccctcaccctgcagcataaatatctcccactttctctgccttttagctttgacaaagggtcatctggactcgaaccgtcagctcttttctctccttacagatgctgccagacctgctgagattttccagcattttctcttttggtttcagattccagcatctgcagtaatttgcttttatccgcacatttttggacaagggacaataataaatcgaatcaaataggTAACATTGACAAAGTGCTATATATTCCAAGACAAGAAATAGGGAATCATAAATAACATAGTATATAACATATAACTACGTTAAACATATCTCTGTCCCATACTAATTTACTGTTCATTTAAATATTAGCCCTCTCCTGGGAAACtccccctttaattgtgaacattgggtAAGAGCTATCCTATTATCCAGATAAATAAATCTGTCAAACTTAGGGAGTTAAAGGTTGTCaatgtctttgagagagaaagaaaaagatacctgggcctcgtcctgctcctaattctggtGTCCGTCtgtaacctttccagagtctgcagcctccctggattcacttcctttcccttcagttgctgcaagtccccaatttcccccagaatgagaaaagaaatggaaagggggaaatattgatttcctcccagatgttggcccagaggtttcactctgaagcttgtTGGCCAACTTCCgcgttgtgacgtcacaatggagccctgcctgaagcagccaataggaatcaatcTGCTCCACGGTGACGTCCTgatgttccagtgcgcaggctcgGACGCTGtcgcctctccaccccctccccccggatAGAGATCCATTGATGCCCCTCCTCCGAGGTCTGGCCAATCGGGAGCCCTGGCAGACCGGAAGGACTCTTGTACTCCAGCCAATCAGTGGGTGGGCTTTGTGACATAGGAGGTTGAGCTTCACACAG of the Mustelus asterias unplaced genomic scaffold, sMusAst1.hap1.1 HAP1_SCAFFOLD_184, whole genome shotgun sequence genome contains:
- the LOC144485302 gene encoding uncharacterized protein LOC144485302, which codes for MAWKCEDCGKGFKYPSQLETHRRSHTGERPFTCSRCGRGFIQSSSLRIHQRIHTEERPFSCCVCGKGFNQSFNLALHKRVHTGERPFTCFQCGKRFSQSANLAKHRRIHTEARPFTCSVCGKKFKESSNLAKHQRVHTGERPFACSQCGKGFTHSANLLRHQRIHTGEKPFICCVCGKGFSQSSTLLTHQRIHK